The nucleotide sequence ACACCGCCACCTACCCCATAGGTGGCTTTGTTCGTTTCGGTATCAATCATTACAGTCCGAATCGGCACATTAAATACCGCCTCTTGTTCTGGGGTAATAAACCCAATAGCACCACAATATACATCGCGAGGAGAAGTCTCTAGTTCCGAGATATAGTCCATTGTCCGTAGCTTTGGTGCTCCTGTAATGGATCCGCATGGAAATAAGGCTTGAAACCAGTCAAATACAGTCGTAGATGGTTCAAGCTCTGCCTCAATTGTCGATGTCATTTGGTGAACAGTAGGGTATGATTCCACCTCGAACAGCTTCTTTACTTTTACACTACCAGGCTTTGCTAGACGACCAATGTCATTACGGAGTAAATCCACAATCATGATATTTTCCGCCATTTCTTTTTCGGAGTTTTGCAGATAAGAAATTTGACTTAGATCTTCCTCTAGGTAACGGCCACGCTTTGCCGTACCCTTCATAGGTTTCGTCGTGATGTTAGAGCCATCTATTCGGAAAAATAATTCTGGAGAGACAGACAAAATCCGATGACGTCCTGTATTTATATAAGCGCTGTAGGAAGCTTGTTGTTTTTGGACAAGTTGTTTGTAAAAGGAAAAATCATCTCCATGAAAATCCGACACTAACCTTGCTGTATAGTTGACCTGGTATGTATCCCCTATTTTTATTGCATGTTTAATTTCCGAGATTCCTTTTTGGTAATCAGCGGTCGTAGAGTTCAACTTCCACTCTGAAACGGAAAAAGAACCTAGTGACTCCGAATATTCCTCGCTCGGCTTTTCAAAAATCGCGAACCAAAGGAGTGGAAGATCTGGCTCCTGGTGAACCTTACATTTTGGGAGAAATGCTGGAGCAGCTTCATAGGAGACATAACCAGCTGCATAGTAGCCTGCCTCTAGTTCCTTTTCTATGTTTTCCATGACCTCTTTTACTTCCGATATATGGTTCGTTTGATAGATACGAAGCGGATTGTGAAAATGAAGGGGTGTAACTTTCCCAGTTTTGTCGGCAAACTCAAATAATAGATGCGGATTCATAAGCTAGCCCCTCCCGATTTTTATGCCAAGCCAATGCTTGTTCATAGCTATTTCGAACCATTTGGAAACCGTATTCTGTCCATTCTGATTCAGGATGGAACTGGATTGCCTCCAAAGGAAACTTTGAGTGGCGCACGCCCATAATCACTCCATCTGCTGACATCGAGTTAAGGATTAAGTCAGCAGGGAAATCCTGCAGGGAAGCAATTAAGGAATGATAGCGAGTAACATAGATCGAATCAGTAACCTCTTTAAAAATTCCTTTTTGATCATGAGTAATCAAGCTTCTTTTGCCGTGCATCGGCTGAATCCCTTTGGTAACCGTTCCTCCAAATACTTCCACGATAATTTGTAAGCCGAGACAAATACCTAAAATAGGGATTTGCTGATAGAAAGCTTTTACGATCGCTTGGCTGGCCGGACAGTTCTTAGGATTACCAGGACCAGGGGAGAGAACGATTAAATCTGGATTCCACTTTTCCACTTGTTCCACCGTAATTTCATCTTGTTGAACGACAAGGACATCGGGATGAAGCTGTTTATAGTATTGAAATAGATTGTATGTGAACGAGTCATAATGATCGATGAGTAGGATCATGGTAAAAACCCTTTCTATATTAGTTGCGAATATGCTTTATTATAACGTGAATTTAAAAAGGAGTTCCACCAAAAAAGATATCCCACAAAATGGGGATATCTCGTTATGCTAGTTGCCCTCTCGAACCGTGTTAAGAATGACCTAACGCAGCTTTAAGTTGTGAATAAAATGCTTCTTGTTGATCCACATTTAAGAAAACTCGATCTACCTTTCGTGAAAAGCCGTACATCATCTTTAATTCCTGTGGCTTCTGGAGAGTCATTACAAAGGTTGGTTTACTTGGTTCCAAATCCATATCCGTAACTCTAGCATCAAACCCATTATCTTGGTCATCCTTGGATAGCTTTGCAGGCCCTTGATAATAATCGATACTATTGATTTGATTAAGATCGACGGACATTCCTTTTGCAAACCCTACATAAAGGTAGAGTTTCTTGTCTGTAAGCACGAAAGGGGTAAGTCTTATTGCTTGTATCTCAGCAAGAAAGTAGATGATACCGTAAATATTAAAGACTAGTAGAATATAGCTTGCAATGGGACTCCATTGGTGGACAAGGAAGTGGAACCCG is from Radiobacillus kanasensis and encodes:
- a CDS encoding anthranilate synthase component II, producing the protein MILLIDHYDSFTYNLFQYYKQLHPDVLVVQQDEITVEQVEKWNPDLIVLSPGPGNPKNCPASQAIVKAFYQQIPILGICLGLQIIVEVFGGTVTKGIQPMHGKRSLITHDQKGIFKEVTDSIYVTRYHSLIASLQDFPADLILNSMSADGVIMGVRHSKFPLEAIQFHPESEWTEYGFQMVRNSYEQALAWHKNREGLAYESASII
- the pabB gene encoding aminodeoxychorismate synthase component I, which translates into the protein MNPHLLFEFADKTGKVTPLHFHNPLRIYQTNHISEVKEVMENIEKELEAGYYAAGYVSYEAAPAFLPKCKVHQEPDLPLLWFAIFEKPSEEYSESLGSFSVSEWKLNSTTADYQKGISEIKHAIKIGDTYQVNYTARLVSDFHGDDFSFYKQLVQKQQASYSAYINTGRHRILSVSPELFFRIDGSNITTKPMKGTAKRGRYLEEDLSQISYLQNSEKEMAENIMIVDLLRNDIGRLAKPGSVKVKKLFEVESYPTVHQMTSTIEAELEPSTTVFDWFQALFPCGSITGAPKLRTMDYISELETSPRDVYCGAIGFITPEQEAVFNVPIRTVMIDTETNKATYGVGGGVTWDSTVDGEYEELFAKARVLTEKPTPDFCLLESILLDNGTYPLWSYHKKRLENSASYFNYVVDWFNIEKNLKELAQENQSGCYKIRLITKQSGKYRLESEKCSILKGPITSSLAKSPVHRNDRFLFHKTTNRTVYELHQKQAPSYSFSPLLWNEEGELTEFTIGNLVVEQNGKFYTPPVECGLLAGTYRQQLLDEGKIKEKILRKEDIPQFDRIWFINSVRGWIEVQIQ